The Amycolatopsis jiangsuensis nucleotide sequence TGGACGGACGTCTCACCGGTCGTGGTGGTGCCGTAGCCGTCCGGCATGGCGGCGGCGCCGCGCGTGGCCTGCTCCGTCCAGGTCCGCATCGCCGCGACGTTGTTCGCCGCGGTCTCCTGTGCCTTGACGACCCGGTCGAGGTAGCTCACGCCGGAGACGGGACCGCCGAGCACCGCGTCGGCGAATCCTGGCAGCTCGGGAACGGGCTGGACCTGGTTGCGGGCCCGGTGGAAGTTCTCGGCGTGCTCGTGCAGCAGCTGTTCCATCCGCTGCAGCCCGTCCATCGCCTGCAGGTACGCGGGCGGCAGCGGGCCGGCCCCGCGCTGCGCGGCGTCGGCGCCGCCGCCTTGCCAGGACTCGTCCAGCCGAGCCGCGGCCGCGCGCAGGTCCCCGGCGAGCTGCTGGTACTGCCCGCGCACCCGCCCGAGCAGATCGGCGACCGCGACGAGCGCGGCGGTCCCGTTCGCCTCGGCGAAGTTCTGGTAGATCTCCTGACCGGTCATCGCCACGGTTCAGCCTCCCTGCTCGATCCGGTCGAGGACGGCCCCCGCGAGGTTCCGCACCGCGGTGCACGAGTCGTCACCGGGCCGGCCGATGACGGTGAGCACGAGGTACCACTGGGCGTTCACCCCCACGCCGAGCGTGCAGGCGCCGTCTGGACGACCGTCGTCCCGGCTGTGGAAGACGGCGGGATAATCGGCGACCTCGGTCGGGGAGAAATAGCCTTCAAGGTATTCACCCACCAGCTGGAGCCGGTAGAGCAGCCGAAGTCCGTCGTCGGCGTGTGCCACGATGACTCCGCCGACGACGTGTGGGCCGCCGAAATCCCAGCTGCACGCCGGATCGCCGGTGAACGATCGGGCCGGTCTGCCCGGTGCTCGTCCGTTGAACTTCCTGAGGTGCGCCGCGTCCATCGCACTGCAGGGGGCGGC carries:
- a CDS encoding DUF3558 family protein, with amino-acid sequence MAFWSALTVFGTAACGNQAIDGVAKSANSNNAPQIAVPHPLDVTRYAAAPCSAMDAAHLRKFNGRAPGRPARSFTGDPACSWDFGGPHVVGGVIVAHADDGLRLLYRLQLVGEYLEGYFSPTEVADYPAVFHSRDDGRPDGACTLGVGVNAQWYLVLTVIGRPGDDSCTAVRNLAGAVLDRIEQGG